One genomic region from Stackebrandtia nassauensis DSM 44728 encodes:
- a CDS encoding glucosaminidase domain-containing protein, with product MHIDVSQVQNTGQRIGRVGADAESYLRTMSGPLQQSTQANTGFSAVQRLRQVLDTLAKQTGELITGTNTTAGNVGKAAQAHARAEQRNQRSMRDLNQQLAAKNIKGPKGSGGSTPSKVPTPTPNPLREVLGPGGKPAEASPTQIAPASGKPGSRQEFINNVGNAAKAGQERFGVPASVASAQAILESGWGKSGLAQEANNYFGIKCADGDPGSTASSCVNYKTWEVINGNDTTVRDAFRAYDSPSDSFLDHGQFLSENPRYAEAFKHTDDPDQFIREVHKAGYATDPGYADKIIGLMQKYDLYRFNQ from the coding sequence GTGCACATCGACGTTTCCCAAGTGCAGAACACCGGGCAACGCATCGGCCGTGTCGGCGCCGACGCCGAGTCCTACCTGCGCACTATGTCCGGCCCGCTGCAACAGTCCACCCAGGCCAACACCGGTTTCTCGGCGGTGCAACGACTTCGCCAGGTGCTGGACACACTGGCCAAGCAGACCGGCGAGCTCATCACCGGCACCAACACCACGGCGGGCAACGTCGGCAAGGCCGCGCAGGCGCACGCCCGCGCCGAGCAGCGCAACCAGCGCTCGATGCGGGACCTCAACCAGCAACTGGCCGCCAAGAACATCAAGGGCCCCAAAGGATCAGGGGGTTCGACACCGTCGAAGGTGCCCACCCCGACGCCCAACCCGCTGCGCGAGGTGCTCGGCCCGGGCGGGAAACCGGCCGAGGCCAGCCCGACCCAGATCGCCCCCGCCTCCGGCAAACCGGGTTCCCGGCAGGAGTTCATCAACAACGTCGGCAACGCCGCCAAGGCCGGTCAGGAACGCTTCGGCGTCCCGGCCTCGGTGGCCTCGGCACAGGCCATTCTGGAGTCCGGCTGGGGCAAGAGCGGGCTGGCCCAGGAGGCCAACAACTACTTCGGCATCAAGTGCGCCGACGGCGACCCGGGTTCCACCGCGAGCTCCTGTGTGAACTACAAGACCTGGGAAGTCATCAACGGCAACGACACCACGGTTCGCGACGCGTTCCGCGCCTACGACTCCCCTTCGGACTCGTTCCTGGACCACGGCCAGTTCCTGAGCGAGAACCCGCGTTACGCCGAGGCGTTCAAGCACACCGACGACCCGGACCAGTTCATCCGCGAGGTCCACAAGGCCGGGTACGCCACCGATCCCGGTTACGCGGACAAGATCATCGGCCTGATGCAGAAGTACGACCTGTACCGCTTCAACCAGTGA
- a CDS encoding aromatic ring-hydroxylating oxygenase subunit alpha, whose product MTAVNHQILRPETYYSREWFDREQAELFGDTWQFAGMADDYGPPGAFQSVQAGRHPLVVLRDGEGVLRAFHNLCRHRGAAVLPQSGVVKRAIVCPYHNWTYGLDGCLLATPQRKELDPAPDRSTLGLHPAGLAQWQGMLFVHPDPAAQPLDEWLADLPQRVAPVDPLELTEPGEPEVHHLKCNWKIFMENALDNYHLGYVHRDNLAEYDHKRQEQHQCGQWHWSFYEPPKKPGHMPPSEVRAGLRPIHIDPRWYGSSFGMIFPNTFVLTGPTFWVSVEVIPTGAETTTVRLRARVAAGQNGALARGLVTEAAARVFRPIRSLAGGMVSAIRTRSSVRAAIRKASQDQRRYTVVEEDVFCCEALQRGIRSPRFSIGPVAPRLERGVLTFQQNVRDYLTG is encoded by the coding sequence ATGACCGCCGTCAACCACCAGATCCTGCGACCGGAGACCTACTACTCCCGCGAATGGTTCGACCGCGAACAGGCCGAACTGTTCGGCGACACCTGGCAGTTCGCCGGGATGGCCGACGACTACGGCCCGCCCGGCGCGTTCCAGTCCGTCCAGGCCGGTCGGCATCCGCTGGTCGTGTTGCGCGACGGCGAAGGCGTGCTGCGCGCGTTCCACAACCTGTGCCGCCACCGGGGAGCCGCCGTGCTGCCGCAGTCCGGTGTGGTCAAACGCGCGATCGTGTGCCCGTACCACAACTGGACCTACGGCCTGGACGGTTGCCTTTTGGCCACCCCGCAGCGCAAGGAACTCGACCCCGCCCCCGACCGCTCCACGCTCGGCCTGCACCCGGCCGGGCTGGCGCAGTGGCAGGGCATGCTGTTCGTCCACCCCGATCCCGCCGCCCAGCCCCTCGACGAATGGCTGGCCGACCTGCCGCAGCGCGTCGCCCCCGTCGACCCGCTGGAACTGACCGAACCGGGCGAACCCGAGGTCCACCACCTGAAGTGCAACTGGAAGATCTTCATGGAGAACGCCCTGGACAACTACCACCTCGGTTACGTCCACCGCGACAACCTCGCCGAGTACGACCACAAACGCCAGGAACAACACCAGTGTGGACAATGGCACTGGTCCTTCTACGAACCGCCCAAGAAGCCCGGGCACATGCCGCCCTCGGAGGTGCGCGCCGGACTGCGTCCCATCCACATCGACCCGCGCTGGTACGGATCGTCCTTCGGCATGATCTTCCCCAACACCTTCGTCCTCACCGGACCGACGTTCTGGGTCAGCGTCGAGGTCATCCCCACCGGGGCCGAGACCACCACGGTGCGGCTGCGCGCCCGGGTCGCGGCCGGTCAGAACGGCGCGCTCGCCAGGGGACTCGTCACCGAGGCCGCCGCCCGGGTCTTCCGTCCGATCAGGTCACTGGCCGGTGGCATGGTCTCAGCGATCCGCACCCGAAGCTCGGTGCGCGCCGCGATCCGCAAGGCGTCCCAGGACCAGCGGCGCTACACCGTCGTGGAGGAGGACGTCTTCTGCTGCGAGGCACTGCAACGCGGGATCCGGTCACCACGGTTCAGCATCGGACCGGTCGCCCCGCGCCTGGAACGCGGGGTACTGACCTTCCAGCAAAACGTCCGCGACTACCTCACTGGTTGA
- a CDS encoding alpha/beta hydrolase, with translation MSKMMTVAAAVSILVVAGCGTGGETADTANLKRFHDQDVDWKPCPPDLKALGITDLDEKQRALLDTRECASVEVPVDYRDPDGERFTLPLARIPAADPEKREGSLLLASGGPGLGGVDNTIQRPLTNPSLVQKYDLVGFDPRGVGKSEPAITCLDDELVKKQVEVDTSPDTEAEIESLVAFQEDFTDGCRKRSGDILEHVGTVNVARDLDIVREVLGDKTLNYYGVSYGIQPGAMYAELFPKHTGRIVLDAPGPILLDFEESMRQQTKGIELGLERFADNCVADNSCPLGDDRDAVLDGLSTLFDELDAKPMPAADGASLTEADARMAIAIGVYDPHGWPKLEQALSDATDGDPAGLYAMAGVMAGRDASGGYSNFWEANTAVNCVDYPDTHDQGDVEKLAKEFDKLSPRFGIGNAWRLNECATWPKGEGRTKELNGKGAKPILILGNTGDPDAIYAFAEQLAESLESARLLTYHGEGHGAYGEGNDCVDGTVDKFLLDGTDPGEAATCRGLDAPAVAAGRVHFFGGNRTIMSPLGCSRSLVATHR, from the coding sequence ATGTCCAAGATGATGACCGTCGCGGCGGCGGTGTCCATACTGGTGGTCGCGGGTTGCGGCACCGGCGGCGAGACCGCCGACACCGCGAACCTGAAGCGCTTCCACGACCAGGACGTCGACTGGAAGCCTTGCCCGCCCGACCTGAAGGCCCTCGGCATCACCGACCTCGACGAGAAGCAGCGCGCGCTCCTGGACACCCGCGAGTGCGCCAGCGTCGAGGTGCCCGTCGACTATCGCGATCCCGACGGCGAGCGTTTCACGCTGCCGCTGGCCCGCATCCCGGCCGCCGACCCCGAAAAGCGGGAGGGTTCGCTGCTGCTGGCATCCGGCGGTCCCGGGCTCGGCGGGGTCGACAACACGATCCAACGCCCGCTGACCAATCCGTCCCTGGTGCAGAAGTACGACCTGGTGGGTTTCGACCCGCGCGGCGTGGGCAAGAGCGAACCGGCCATCACGTGTCTGGACGACGAGCTGGTGAAGAAACAGGTCGAGGTGGACACGTCTCCGGACACCGAAGCGGAGATCGAATCCCTGGTGGCGTTCCAGGAGGACTTCACCGACGGCTGCCGCAAACGCTCGGGCGACATCCTCGAACACGTCGGGACCGTCAACGTCGCCCGCGACCTGGACATCGTCCGTGAGGTCCTGGGCGACAAGACTCTCAACTACTACGGCGTCTCCTACGGGATCCAACCCGGCGCGATGTACGCCGAACTGTTCCCGAAACACACCGGCCGCATCGTGCTGGACGCTCCCGGCCCGATCCTGCTCGACTTCGAGGAGTCGATGCGGCAGCAAACCAAGGGCATCGAACTCGGCCTGGAACGCTTCGCCGACAACTGCGTGGCCGACAACTCCTGCCCGCTGGGAGACGACCGCGACGCAGTCCTCGACGGACTGTCCACACTCTTCGATGAACTCGACGCCAAACCCATGCCCGCCGCCGATGGGGCGTCACTGACCGAGGCCGACGCCCGAATGGCGATCGCCATCGGCGTCTACGATCCGCACGGCTGGCCGAAACTGGAACAGGCGCTGTCCGACGCGACCGACGGCGATCCCGCCGGGCTGTACGCGATGGCCGGTGTGATGGCTGGTCGCGACGCCAGCGGCGGGTACTCCAACTTCTGGGAGGCCAACACCGCCGTCAACTGCGTCGACTACCCCGACACCCACGACCAAGGCGACGTCGAGAAACTCGCCAAGGAATTCGACAAACTCTCACCCCGGTTCGGCATCGGCAACGCCTGGCGGCTGAACGAATGCGCGACCTGGCCCAAGGGCGAGGGCCGCACCAAGGAACTCAACGGCAAGGGTGCGAAACCCATCCTCATCCTCGGCAACACCGGCGACCCCGACGCGATCTACGCATTCGCCGAGCAACTGGCCGAATCCCTGGAATCGGCGCGGCTGCTGACCTATCACGGTGAAGGCCACGGCGCCTACGGCGAAGGCAACGACTGCGTCGACGGCACAGTGGACAAGTTCCTTCTCGACGGAACCGATCCGGGCGAGGCCGCGACGTGCCGGGGCTTAGACGCCCCGGCCGTCGCGGCCGGGCGGGTTCACTTCTTCGGCGGGAACCGCACGATCATGTCGCCGTTGGGCTGCTCCCGGTCGCTGGTGGCCACCCACAGGTAG
- a CDS encoding MFS transporter, translated as MSVQIGQSADRRPLVGLLASTTLSITGNAIVAVAVPWVVYARTGSATVAGLAGAAAILPVALSSLFGGALIDRFGRTVCAVAADLCSAAAVAALPLLDSLVGLGTGLILTLVALGAVFDGPGTAARESLRPDVARVTGTELTKVNAWGEAAESVGNMVGPGLGGILIAALGGFGALWVTVALFLASALLTVLAVPRTISPPPRPQPYLRAVAEGLKFVVREPGLRAVALTATIIVAFIAPFESVVLNAHLQATGAASQYGLILTAFALGGLAGAVGYGFAAHRLTERGTLIASVSLVGLGIAGFALLPPVPVMLALGLAVGVAAGPINPIAAVIMQRRTPERLRGRVIGSYTSLALAAGPLGLLVMGPVVDTGGPATGFAVIGAGCLLAAVFAGTARGLRGGQTADEPDPTTKEGTT; from the coding sequence ATGAGTGTTCAGATCGGGCAGAGTGCGGACCGCCGTCCGCTGGTCGGTCTGCTCGCCTCCACCACCCTGTCCATCACCGGCAACGCCATCGTCGCGGTGGCCGTGCCCTGGGTGGTGTACGCCCGCACCGGCAGCGCCACCGTCGCCGGACTCGCCGGGGCGGCGGCGATCCTGCCGGTGGCACTGTCGTCCCTGTTCGGCGGCGCGCTGATCGACCGGTTCGGACGCACCGTGTGCGCCGTGGCCGCCGACCTGTGCAGCGCCGCGGCCGTCGCCGCCCTGCCGCTGCTGGACAGCCTCGTCGGACTGGGCACCGGCCTGATCCTCACCCTGGTCGCCCTGGGCGCGGTGTTCGACGGACCCGGAACCGCCGCCCGCGAATCGCTGCGGCCCGACGTCGCCAGGGTCACCGGCACCGAGCTGACCAAGGTCAACGCGTGGGGTGAGGCCGCCGAGAGCGTCGGCAACATGGTCGGCCCCGGCCTGGGCGGAATCCTGATCGCCGCGCTGGGCGGCTTCGGCGCCCTGTGGGTCACCGTCGCCCTGTTCCTGGCCTCGGCGCTGCTGACCGTCCTCGCCGTGCCCCGCACCATCTCGCCGCCGCCGCGACCACAGCCGTACCTGCGCGCCGTGGCCGAGGGCCTGAAGTTCGTGGTGCGCGAACCCGGACTGCGGGCCGTGGCGCTGACGGCCACGATCATCGTCGCGTTCATCGCGCCCTTCGAATCGGTGGTGCTCAACGCCCACCTACAGGCCACCGGCGCCGCGAGCCAGTACGGGCTCATCCTCACCGCCTTCGCCCTCGGCGGCCTCGCCGGCGCCGTCGGCTACGGGTTCGCCGCCCACCGGCTCACCGAACGCGGCACCCTGATCGCCTCGGTTTCGCTTGTCGGACTGGGCATCGCCGGATTCGCGCTGCTGCCGCCGGTCCCGGTCATGCTGGCGCTGGGCCTGGCCGTCGGCGTCGCGGCCGGACCGATCAACCCCATCGCCGCGGTGATCATGCAGCGCCGCACCCCGGAACGACTGCGCGGCCGCGTCATCGGCAGCTACACCTCGCTGGCGCTGGCCGCCGGGCCACTGGGCCTGCTCGTCATGGGCCCGGTCGTCGACACCGGCGGACCGGCCACCGGTTTCGCGGTGATCGGCGCCGGATGCCTGCTGGCGGCGGTGTTCGCCGGTACCGCCCGTGGACTGCGCGGCGGCCAGACCGCCGACGAACCCGACCCCACCACGAAGGAAGGCACGACATGA
- a CDS encoding PQQ-dependent sugar dehydrogenase, with translation MNRRTILSLTVAVATVGIAATGGIAVAHAETEPDAKTGVESEFDFSKPEVMAEGLKVTWGMAYLPNGEVLFTQREKAEIYRMKPGHKPKLVTKIKECTPGSSLEAGLTGIAVSPDYKDDGEIFIYYTAADGNRIASLSLKDPEPESIVTGIPTGTMHDGGRLRFGPDDMLYATTGDTGKGELAQDPDSLAGKILRMEPDGDVPDDNPFEDSLVYSLGHRNVQGLDFDSHGQPYASELGLDTADEVNKIEAGGNYGWPKYEGPGGDPDYIDPIATWTPAEASPAGMAIADETLYVGALRGQRLWMVSQDGETQDALVGDEGYGRLRAVEYGPDGYLWVATSDREQPNGDMIVRFPPKK, from the coding sequence ATGAATCGTCGTACGATCTTGTCGCTGACGGTCGCGGTGGCGACGGTCGGTATCGCGGCCACGGGCGGGATCGCCGTGGCTCACGCGGAGACCGAACCCGACGCCAAGACCGGCGTGGAATCCGAGTTCGACTTCTCCAAACCCGAGGTCATGGCCGAAGGGCTCAAGGTGACCTGGGGGATGGCCTACCTCCCCAACGGCGAAGTGCTGTTCACGCAACGGGAGAAGGCCGAGATCTACCGGATGAAGCCGGGGCACAAGCCGAAACTCGTGACCAAGATCAAGGAGTGCACCCCCGGGTCCAGTCTGGAGGCTGGGCTGACGGGCATCGCGGTGTCGCCGGACTATAAGGACGACGGCGAGATCTTCATCTACTACACCGCCGCCGACGGCAACCGGATCGCGAGCCTCAGCCTCAAGGATCCGGAACCCGAGAGCATCGTCACCGGCATACCCACCGGGACGATGCACGACGGCGGCCGGTTGCGCTTCGGTCCCGACGACATGCTGTACGCGACCACCGGCGACACCGGCAAGGGTGAACTGGCGCAGGACCCCGACTCGCTGGCGGGCAAGATCCTGCGGATGGAACCCGACGGCGACGTCCCCGACGACAACCCGTTCGAGGACTCCCTTGTGTACAGCCTCGGGCACCGCAACGTGCAGGGCCTGGACTTCGACTCGCACGGACAGCCCTACGCCAGCGAACTGGGGCTCGACACCGCCGACGAGGTGAACAAGATCGAGGCCGGCGGCAACTACGGCTGGCCGAAGTACGAGGGACCCGGCGGCGATCCGGACTACATCGACCCGATCGCGACCTGGACCCCCGCCGAGGCGTCACCGGCCGGAATGGCCATCGCCGACGAGACGCTCTATGTCGGGGCGCTGCGCGGCCAGCGACTGTGGATGGTCAGCCAGGACGGCGAGACCCAGGACGCGCTGGTCGGTGACGAGGGCTACGGACGACTGCGGGCGGTCGAGTACGGCCCCGACGGCTACCTGTGGGTGGCCACCAGCGACCGGGAGCAGCCCAACGGCGACATGATCGTGCGGTTCCCGCCGAAGAAGTGA
- a CDS encoding MarR family winged helix-turn-helix transcriptional regulator, whose product MEDNVDRRLDQWRVERPDIDTTAMGVVARIQRANRLLERELRANFAKHDLQLWEFDILGTLRRNGPPFQLTAGQLVESAMVTSGAITNRIDRLVARGLVTREVDPDNRRSVLITLSDKGRELIDPVVESHANLETQLLGKLSDRDQEQLAGLLRRLLLDLGDGSSGNPLVP is encoded by the coding sequence GTGGAGGACAACGTCGACCGGCGGCTCGACCAGTGGCGCGTCGAACGACCCGACATCGACACCACCGCCATGGGTGTGGTGGCCCGGATCCAGCGCGCCAACCGCCTGCTGGAACGCGAACTGCGCGCCAACTTCGCCAAGCACGACCTGCAACTGTGGGAGTTCGACATCCTGGGCACCCTGCGCCGCAACGGCCCCCCGTTCCAGCTCACCGCGGGACAGCTCGTCGAATCGGCGATGGTCACCTCCGGGGCCATCACCAACCGCATCGACCGGCTCGTGGCCAGGGGACTGGTGACCCGCGAAGTCGATCCCGACAACCGGCGCAGCGTGCTGATCACGTTGTCGGACAAGGGCCGGGAACTGATCGACCCGGTCGTCGAAAGCCACGCCAACCTGGAGACGCAGCTGCTCGGCAAGCTCAGCGATCGCGACCAGGAACAGCTCGCGGGGCTGCTGCGCAGACTGCTGCTCGATCTGGGCGACGGCTCGTCCGGCAACCCGCTGGTCCCGTGA
- a CDS encoding EamA family transporter: protein MTQAPSRPASRGGVRSSGVAGVTMLTATVPAVWGTTYLVTTEFLPPGHPLVSSVIRALPAGLVLLALTRTLPHGKWWWRSLLLGTLNIGALFALLFVAAYRLPGGVAATLTAIQPLFAVGLAFALLGEKPTRWRFGWGLVGVAGVGLIVLRGQLSFDLLGVAAGIGAAAALAAGIVVTKHWGRPEGVGPTTIAAWQLTAGGLVLLPLALAVEGLPAEVDLRAVGGYAWLAIVGALLTYPIWFHGIGRLPVVAVSFLPLLSPVVAALLGWLVLGESLTPWQGVGFALALAAIAAAQLNPDLLRSPTTSKGE from the coding sequence ATGACTCAGGCTCCGAGTCGACCGGCATCGCGCGGCGGCGTCCGGTCCAGCGGCGTCGCGGGAGTGACCATGCTGACCGCGACGGTTCCGGCCGTATGGGGCACCACGTACCTGGTCACCACCGAATTCCTGCCGCCCGGTCATCCCCTGGTGTCCAGTGTGATCAGGGCACTGCCCGCCGGACTGGTACTGCTGGCCCTCACCCGCACACTGCCGCACGGGAAGTGGTGGTGGCGGTCGCTCCTGCTGGGAACACTCAACATCGGGGCCCTGTTCGCGCTGTTGTTCGTCGCCGCCTACCGGTTGCCCGGCGGGGTGGCGGCGACGCTCACCGCGATCCAGCCGCTGTTCGCCGTCGGCCTGGCGTTCGCGTTGCTCGGCGAGAAACCGACCCGCTGGCGATTCGGCTGGGGCCTGGTGGGTGTGGCCGGGGTCGGCCTGATCGTGCTGCGCGGCCAGCTGTCCTTCGACCTGCTGGGCGTCGCCGCCGGGATCGGGGCCGCGGCGGCACTGGCCGCCGGAATCGTTGTGACCAAGCACTGGGGACGCCCCGAAGGCGTCGGCCCCACGACCATCGCGGCCTGGCAACTCACCGCCGGTGGACTCGTCCTGCTCCCGTTGGCGCTCGCCGTGGAGGGCCTACCGGCCGAAGTGGACCTTCGGGCGGTCGGCGGCTACGCGTGGCTGGCCATCGTGGGCGCTTTGCTCACCTACCCGATCTGGTTCCACGGCATCGGCAGGCTTCCCGTCGTCGCCGTGTCGTTCCTGCCGCTGCTGTCGCCCGTGGTGGCCGCCCTGCTGGGCTGGCTGGTACTGGGTGAATCCCTGACGCCGTGGCAGGGCGTCGGTTTCGCACTCGCGCTGGCGGCCATCGCCGCCGCCCAGCTCAACCCCGATCTGCTCCGCTCCCCCACCACTTCTAAAGGAGAATGA
- a CDS encoding TetR/AcrR family transcriptional regulator, protein MNIRSGRRDLLEVAAEVLTTDPTASLGDVAAAAGISRTTLHSRYPKRDDLLLAVSRDAVARISEGIAEVGLPGADGTAAEHADGLRRLIATLVPLGARMHFLLRHSSADLDADLAANVAALDEPIDAFVREAQRAGVVKPELAPWWVISTLYSLTYAAWDGVAAGRLAPLDAPSQVFDTLLGGIGGGAA, encoded by the coding sequence GTGAATATTCGGTCTGGTCGACGCGACCTGCTTGAAGTGGCCGCCGAGGTCCTCACCACGGACCCCACCGCCAGTCTCGGCGACGTGGCGGCGGCGGCCGGGATCAGCCGCACCACACTGCACTCGCGCTACCCCAAACGGGACGACCTGCTGCTGGCCGTCAGCCGGGACGCGGTCGCGCGGATCTCGGAGGGCATCGCCGAGGTCGGGTTGCCCGGCGCCGACGGGACGGCCGCCGAACACGCCGATGGCCTGCGGCGGTTGATCGCGACGCTGGTTCCGCTCGGAGCCAGGATGCACTTCCTGCTGCGGCACTCATCCGCGGATCTCGACGCGGATCTGGCCGCCAACGTCGCGGCGCTCGACGAACCGATCGACGCGTTCGTGCGGGAGGCGCAGCGGGCCGGGGTGGTCAAGCCGGAACTGGCGCCGTGGTGGGTGATCTCGACGCTGTACTCGCTGACCTACGCCGCCTGGGACGGCGTCGCGGCGGGGCGGCTCGCGCCCCTGGACGCGCCGTCCCAGGTGTTCGACACGCTCCTGGGCGGAATCGGGGGAGGAGCGGCGTAG